The Mesorhizobium sp. B1-1-8 genome contains a region encoding:
- a CDS encoding amidohydrolase, which translates to MEKPVTTSAQETALACIDSIQPLLSAWTRTIFDFGETAWREYQSAAWYVDRLKREGFSVEEGSGGMPTAFCAHWTNGDGPTIGMYAEYDAVPGNCQDAATLKRPRAGFGVEAGGHTDPHSGLGIGSLGGLLATKAAMLEHGIKGTLRFTGEPAEKVRGSKPIHAAKGYYDGLAGMISFHPFYMLPLCNTVRWDTHCGAAYAMIYRFVCDEPENWVRASDGAPIPQAHSAVRAPGANDALMMMYMASKALRDSMLTHQGGWSISEAILTAGQATADNLPAGLSEIQYMIRVPTIAMAEQVTAVLDRNAEAAAKMSGCRYERHWVSKSRPGLANHAMADITYQALSTVGAPQWGEEARAIAREVQVNAGGEATENPFIDELERLIAPQEAEAILRRDLPPSQMNSTSDDYTDMSWHAPTSRFYVARPALRSANGHAYPSWAMNALGGIPATIDPMVTCASKTVALTALRLLEDKAARDAAMDEFVARTGGSIGGSTWIAPLCDYNPPINFRWPEYVSTPRGRDWWIPSAGTP; encoded by the coding sequence ATGGAAAAACCGGTGACGACTTCGGCGCAGGAAACCGCGCTCGCCTGCATCGACAGCATCCAGCCGCTGCTCTCGGCATGGACACGCACCATCTTCGACTTTGGCGAAACCGCCTGGCGCGAGTACCAGTCGGCGGCGTGGTATGTCGACAGGCTGAAGCGCGAGGGATTTTCGGTCGAGGAAGGCTCGGGCGGCATGCCGACGGCCTTCTGTGCTCACTGGACCAATGGCGACGGCCCGACCATCGGCATGTATGCCGAGTACGATGCCGTGCCGGGCAACTGCCAGGATGCGGCGACGCTGAAGCGGCCGCGCGCCGGTTTCGGAGTCGAGGCCGGCGGCCACACCGATCCGCATTCGGGCCTTGGCATCGGCAGCCTCGGCGGACTTTTGGCCACCAAGGCGGCGATGCTGGAGCACGGCATCAAGGGCACATTGCGCTTCACCGGCGAGCCGGCCGAGAAGGTGAGGGGCTCGAAGCCGATCCACGCCGCCAAGGGCTATTATGACGGCCTTGCCGGCATGATCTCCTTCCATCCCTTCTACATGCTGCCGCTCTGCAACACGGTGCGCTGGGACACCCATTGCGGCGCGGCCTATGCGATGATCTACCGCTTTGTGTGCGACGAACCGGAAAATTGGGTTCGCGCAAGCGATGGCGCGCCGATCCCGCAGGCGCATTCGGCGGTCAGGGCGCCGGGCGCCAACGACGCGCTGATGATGATGTATATGGCCTCCAAGGCGCTGCGCGACTCCATGCTGACGCATCAGGGCGGCTGGTCGATCAGCGAGGCGATCCTGACCGCGGGCCAAGCGACAGCCGACAACCTGCCGGCCGGCTTGTCCGAAATCCAGTACATGATCCGCGTGCCGACCATCGCCATGGCCGAGCAGGTCACCGCCGTGCTCGACCGCAACGCGGAAGCGGCGGCGAAGATGAGCGGCTGCCGTTACGAGCGCCACTGGGTGTCGAAGTCGCGGCCGGGCCTCGCCAACCATGCCATGGCCGACATCACCTATCAGGCACTTTCCACTGTCGGTGCGCCACAATGGGGTGAGGAGGCGAGGGCGATCGCCCGCGAGGTCCAGGTCAATGCCGGCGGCGAGGCGACCGAGAACCCGTTCATCGACGAGTTGGAGCGGCTGATCGCGCCGCAGGAGGCCGAGGCGATCCTGCGCCGCGACCTGCCGCCGTCGCAGATGAACTCCACATCCGACGACTACACCGACATGAGCTGGCACGCGCCGACGTCGCGCTTCTACGTTGCCCGCCCGGCGCTGCGCTCCGCCAACGGCCACGCCTATCCTTCCTGGGCGATGAACGCGCTCGGCGGCATCCCCGCCACCATCGACCCGATGGTGACCTGCGCTTCTAAGACGGTGGCGCTCACCGCGCTGCGCCTGCTCGAGGACAAGGCCGCGCGCGACGCGGCGATGGACGAGTTTGTCGCCCGCACCGGCGGCAGCATCGGCGGCTCGACCTGGATTGCGCCGCTTTGCGACTACAATCCGCCGATCAATTTTCGCTGGCCGGAATATGTCAGCACGCCCCGCGGCCGCGACTGGTGGATACCGTCTGCCGGCACCCCATGA
- a CDS encoding TlpA family protein disulfide reductase: MTARKLAVALSAILLILLAASLPAAAAEAPQNFAVLDTPAALPEIKFADAAGQPKTLAGYSGKVVLLNIWATWCGPCRKEMPTLDRLQAKLGGPDFEVVALSMDRKGPEAVKKFFIETSITHLALNIDTSAQAMFTLGAVGLPMTLLIDRDGKEIGRLIGPAEWDAPDMVDFIRSRIAVK; the protein is encoded by the coding sequence ATGACCGCAAGGAAACTGGCCGTGGCCCTTTCGGCGATATTGCTGATATTGCTTGCGGCCTCGCTGCCCGCAGCGGCGGCGGAAGCGCCGCAGAACTTCGCCGTTCTCGACACGCCTGCCGCGCTGCCGGAGATCAAATTCGCGGACGCCGCCGGCCAGCCGAAAACGCTCGCCGGCTATTCCGGCAAGGTGGTGCTGCTCAACATCTGGGCGACGTGGTGCGGGCCCTGCCGCAAGGAAATGCCGACGCTCGACCGGCTGCAGGCCAAGCTCGGCGGACCGGACTTCGAGGTCGTTGCGCTGTCGATGGACCGGAAAGGCCCCGAGGCCGTGAAGAAATTCTTCATCGAGACAAGCATCACGCACCTTGCGCTGAACATCGACACCTCGGCCCAAGCGATGTTCACGCTCGGCGCCGTCGGTCTGCCGATGACGCTGCTGATCGACCGCGACGGCAAGGAGATCGGCCGGCTGATCGGCCCGGCCGAATGGGATGCCCCCGACATGGTCGACTTCATCCGCAGCCGCATCGCCGTAAAATGA
- a CDS encoding cytochrome c, translated as MPALTFLKIAVVTTRVLACSLMLACSPAAATDAIVAARQASMKKMAAAARTIAEMFDGKRAYDAAGFKLAAATLSARTGPALITEFPEGSLGAPSGARPEIDQARPEFEALARHIGRLADSLAAKAEEAPAEITSDMRMGTGIPMDGGSLLGKRPNAPQADPAKLPAEHLLHLILQDCTSCHSKFRQKVE; from the coding sequence ATGCCGGCCTTGACCTTTCTGAAGATCGCCGTCGTGACGACGAGGGTGCTGGCCTGCTCGCTGATGCTTGCGTGTTCGCCGGCGGCCGCAACCGATGCCATCGTGGCAGCCCGTCAGGCGTCGATGAAGAAAATGGCCGCGGCGGCACGGACGATCGCCGAGATGTTCGATGGCAAGCGGGCCTATGACGCCGCCGGTTTCAAGTTGGCGGCAGCGACGCTCAGCGCCCGCACCGGCCCAGCCTTGATCACCGAATTCCCCGAGGGTTCGCTGGGTGCGCCTTCCGGCGCCAGACCGGAGATCGACCAAGCGCGGCCGGAATTCGAGGCTCTTGCCCGCCATATAGGCCGGCTCGCCGATTCGCTCGCCGCCAAGGCCGAGGAGGCGCCGGCCGAAATCACCAGCGACATGCGCATGGGCACCGGCATTCCGATGGACGGCGGCAGCCTGCTCGGCAAGCGGCCGAATGCGCCGCAGGCCGATCCCGCGAAACTTCCGGCCGAGCACCTCCTGCATCTGATCCTGCAGGACTGTACGAGCTGCCATTCGAAGTTCCGGCAGAAGGTCGAGTGA
- a CDS encoding dimethylarginine dimethylaminohydrolase family protein: MTAHDRIVAEPFSLQRRNPAGGTRPLTAWGFANETDRLTDVLLGSPNFLRHLSTSSLSRKHLREAPCNIQIAQAQHKDLVAAYEHFGVNIHWHEPTPELPMQVYSRDSSVMTPYGAIITAMANWWRRGENYAAIRTYEKLGIPIYDMVTAGTFEGGDFNVIEEGVVLIGCGGARTQEEGARQVQAWFDKEGWETRIAFIDEYYVHIDLMVVPIAEKLTAVCLACTEPGIVDWLKGKGHEIIDVPFQDTMALGCNFMSLGKDRVIAPTSSRSLIGQLKARGFEVAAVDMSEISKTGGGIHCMAQALRREAA, translated from the coding sequence ATGACCGCCCATGACCGCATTGTCGCCGAACCGTTCTCGCTGCAGCGCCGCAATCCCGCCGGCGGCACCAGGCCGCTGACCGCCTGGGGCTTCGCCAATGAGACCGACAGGCTGACCGACGTGCTTCTCGGCTCGCCCAATTTCCTGCGCCACCTGTCGACCAGCTCGCTGTCCAGAAAGCATCTGCGCGAAGCGCCCTGCAACATCCAGATCGCGCAGGCGCAGCATAAGGACCTCGTCGCGGCCTACGAGCATTTCGGCGTCAACATCCACTGGCACGAGCCGACGCCGGAACTGCCGATGCAGGTCTATTCGCGTGACTCCAGCGTCATGACGCCTTACGGCGCCATCATCACCGCCATGGCCAATTGGTGGCGGCGCGGCGAGAATTATGCCGCCATCCGCACCTATGAAAAGCTCGGCATTCCGATCTACGACATGGTCACTGCCGGCACTTTCGAGGGCGGCGACTTCAACGTCATCGAGGAGGGCGTGGTGTTGATCGGCTGCGGCGGCGCCCGCACGCAGGAGGAAGGCGCCCGCCAGGTGCAGGCCTGGTTCGACAAGGAAGGCTGGGAAACGCGCATCGCCTTCATCGACGAATATTACGTCCATATCGATCTGATGGTGGTGCCGATCGCCGAAAAGCTCACCGCGGTCTGCCTCGCCTGCACCGAGCCCGGCATCGTCGACTGGCTGAAAGGCAAGGGCCATGAGATCATCGACGTGCCCTTCCAGGACACGATGGCGCTCGGCTGCAATTTCATGTCGCTCGGCAAGGACAGGGTGATCGCGCCGACCTCGAGCCGATCGCTGATTGGCCAGCTCAAGGCGCGCGGCTTCGAGGTCGCCGCTGTCGACATGAGCGAGATCTCCAAGACCGGCGGCGGCATCCACTGCATGGCCCAGGCGCTGAGGCGCGAGGCGGCATAG
- a CDS encoding DUF411 domain-containing protein: MKLTYALTALGVAIATPLPALAATIEAVMYKNPQCSCCEAYAAYLEQNGFKVDIKPVNNLSQISSDAGVPADLEGCHTLMVDGYVVDGLVPVDIVKKLLMERPAITGITLAGMPAGAPGMGGQKDGTWTVYAFTKDGKAPTVYATE, encoded by the coding sequence ATGAAACTGACCTACGCGCTGACCGCCCTTGGCGTTGCAATCGCAACGCCGCTGCCGGCACTTGCCGCGACAATCGAGGCGGTGATGTACAAGAATCCGCAATGCAGCTGCTGCGAGGCCTATGCAGCCTATCTCGAGCAGAACGGCTTCAAGGTCGACATCAAGCCGGTCAACAATCTCTCGCAGATCAGCAGCGATGCCGGCGTGCCGGCCGACCTCGAAGGCTGCCACACATTGATGGTCGACGGCTACGTGGTTGACGGACTGGTGCCGGTTGACATTGTCAAGAAGCTGCTCATGGAACGTCCCGCCATCACGGGCATCACGCTCGCCGGCATGCCTGCCGGCGCACCCGGCATGGGCGGCCAGAAGGACGGAACCTGGACGGTCTATGCCTTCACCAAAGACGGCAAGGCGCCGACCGTCTATGCGACGGAATGA
- a CDS encoding ABC transporter permease: MRDTLSDRMGAALLMAPLLLFLVLAYAWPFLGVVKWSFTLPTPGLGQYHALLTDDLVQSVFIRTLRIAAIVTVVSVTAAYAITVVWVRGSPVQRILAEFCILVPFWISVLTRAFGWVALLSNRGLINTWLQSIGFISEPLTLVRNEFGVIVGMSHFLIPFAVFPLASAMRSLDERVLLAARGLGSSRMRTFWTVFVPMTRSGIIGSALIVFVFSLGFFITPAILGGGRSVMIAELIYLRIFQSPDWGLGAAISVVLVVFVGALMALLFRYVRPKQLV, translated from the coding sequence ATGAGAGACACCCTCTCCGACAGGATGGGCGCGGCGCTGTTGATGGCGCCGCTGCTCCTGTTCCTTGTCCTTGCCTATGCCTGGCCCTTCCTCGGCGTGGTGAAGTGGAGTTTTACCCTCCCCACGCCCGGCCTCGGCCAGTATCACGCTCTCCTCACCGACGACCTTGTGCAGTCGGTGTTCATCCGCACGCTGCGCATCGCGGCGATCGTCACGGTTGTCTCGGTCACCGCTGCCTATGCCATCACCGTGGTGTGGGTGCGCGGCAGCCCGGTGCAGCGCATTCTCGCCGAATTCTGCATCCTGGTGCCGTTCTGGATCTCGGTGCTGACGCGCGCCTTCGGCTGGGTGGCGCTGCTTTCCAACCGCGGCCTGATCAACACCTGGCTGCAATCGATCGGCTTCATTTCCGAGCCGCTGACGTTGGTGCGCAACGAGTTCGGCGTCATCGTCGGCATGTCGCATTTCCTTATACCCTTCGCGGTATTCCCGCTGGCCTCGGCCATGCGCAGCCTGGACGAGCGCGTGCTGCTTGCGGCGCGCGGGCTGGGCTCCAGCCGCATGCGCACCTTCTGGACGGTGTTCGTGCCGATGACGCGCTCCGGCATCATCGGCTCGGCGCTTATCGTTTTCGTCTTCTCGCTCGGCTTCTTCATCACACCGGCGATCCTCGGCGGCGGCCGCAGCGTGATGATCGCCGAGCTGATCTACCTGCGCATCTTCCAGAGTCCCGACTGGGGCCTGGGCGCGGCGATCAGCGTCGTGCTGGTGGTGTTCGTCGGCGCGCTGATGGCGCTGCTGTTCCGCTATGTGCGGCCGAAGCAGCTGGTGTAG
- a CDS encoding phosphatase PAP2 family protein, with product MIAISQTGVPLMVLAVALQWWSRTDRHHVRHACLSAGLSFLLGLAINQVLLLVVHRIRPYDAGVTHLLIAPSADWSFPSDHATASMAVAAAFAMQALPRRTLALFAMALLICWSRLHTGIHYAGDVAGGALTGFAAAAAVRLGYRENSRLDAIATRIF from the coding sequence ATGATCGCGATCTCACAAACCGGCGTTCCATTGATGGTGCTGGCAGTCGCGCTGCAATGGTGGTCCAGAACCGACCGCCACCATGTGCGCCATGCCTGCCTGTCGGCCGGGCTCTCCTTCCTGCTTGGGTTGGCAATCAATCAGGTTCTCCTGCTCGTCGTCCACCGGATCAGGCCCTATGATGCCGGCGTCACGCACCTGTTGATCGCGCCCAGCGCCGACTGGTCGTTTCCGTCGGACCACGCGACGGCCAGCATGGCGGTCGCCGCCGCCTTTGCCATGCAGGCCCTGCCGCGCCGCACGTTGGCGTTGTTCGCCATGGCTTTGCTGATCTGCTGGTCCAGGCTCCATACAGGCATCCACTATGCCGGCGATGTCGCCGGCGGAGCGCTCACCGGCTTCGCGGCAGCCGCGGCGGTGCGGCTCGGCTATCGCGAGAATTCCAGGCTGGATGCCATCGCGACGAGGATTTTCTAG
- a CDS encoding DUF2127 domain-containing protein, translating into MNPADERRIHQLFEISVWLKGAHALIECLGGLLLYVATTDAIASFVNTLTQEELIEDPNDLIAGYLSQAASQFSVASKEFYAFYLLSHGLIKLLLVIGLLRGKLWSYPASLAALGAFMIYQVYRYSYTHSIGLLVLTVFDAVVMVLIWHEWRVVRRHVKA; encoded by the coding sequence TTGAATCCCGCTGACGAGCGCCGCATCCACCAGCTTTTCGAGATCAGCGTCTGGCTGAAGGGCGCGCATGCGCTGATCGAATGCCTCGGCGGCCTCCTGCTCTATGTCGCCACCACCGACGCCATTGCCTCCTTCGTCAACACCCTCACCCAGGAGGAGTTGATCGAAGACCCAAATGATTTGATAGCTGGCTATCTGTCGCAGGCGGCGAGCCAATTCTCGGTGGCAAGCAAGGAGTTCTATGCCTTCTACCTGCTCAGCCACGGCCTGATTAAGCTGCTTCTGGTCATCGGCCTGCTGCGCGGCAAGCTGTGGTCTTATCCGGCCTCGCTTGCCGCGCTCGGCGCCTTCATGATCTACCAGGTCTACCGCTACTCCTACACGCACTCCATCGGCCTGCTGGTCCTCACCGTCTTCGATGCCGTCGTCATGGTGCTGATCTGGCATGAGTGGCGCGTCGTGCGCCGCCACGTGAAGGCCTGA
- a CDS encoding ABC transporter ATP-binding protein has translation MQQPGRAAEIKANGIGKSFGSFRALDNLTLDIGRGEFLTLLGPSGSGKTTFLMILAGFVQPSEGRLFSDGADITNRPAEQRAAGMVFQGYALFPHMSVEQNIAFPLKVRKKSTAEIKRGVAEMIERVGLKGHEKKLPAQLSGGQQQRVALARALVFEPGVLLLDEPFSALDKSLRGQMQAEMKRLHQETGTTFVFVTHDQSEALALSSRVAIFNHGKLLQVGRPDEVYDRPANRFVAEFLGEINMLPLKGVKSADDGATALCEDRAITLRGNADAVNGNAILAIRPEHMSIAREAAAGENGIAATAVGSTYLGAATKLDLTTRQGAKVTVSVPNEVAAAALSKGNSVWLTWPAEKGFLLPDGGQ, from the coding sequence ATGCAGCAACCCGGCCGGGCGGCAGAGATCAAGGCGAACGGGATCGGCAAGAGCTTCGGCTCGTTCCGGGCGCTGGACAATCTGACGCTCGATATCGGCCGCGGCGAGTTCCTGACGCTGCTCGGCCCTTCCGGTTCGGGCAAGACCACCTTCCTGATGATCCTCGCCGGCTTCGTGCAGCCGAGCGAAGGCCGGCTGTTCAGCGACGGCGCCGACATCACCAACCGTCCCGCCGAGCAGCGCGCCGCCGGCATGGTGTTCCAGGGCTATGCGCTGTTCCCGCATATGAGTGTAGAGCAAAACATCGCCTTCCCGCTCAAGGTGCGTAAGAAATCAACGGCCGAGATCAAGCGCGGCGTTGCCGAGATGATCGAGCGCGTCGGGCTCAAGGGCCATGAGAAAAAACTGCCGGCGCAGCTTTCCGGCGGACAGCAGCAGCGCGTAGCGTTGGCGCGCGCGCTGGTGTTCGAACCGGGCGTGCTGTTGCTCGACGAGCCGTTCTCGGCGCTCGACAAGAGCCTGCGCGGCCAGATGCAGGCCGAGATGAAGCGGCTGCATCAGGAGACAGGGACCACCTTCGTCTTCGTCACCCACGACCAGAGCGAGGCGCTGGCGCTGTCGTCGCGCGTCGCCATCTTCAACCACGGCAAGCTTCTGCAAGTCGGCAGGCCGGACGAGGTCTATGACCGGCCTGCCAACCGCTTCGTCGCCGAGTTCCTGGGCGAGATCAACATGCTGCCGCTGAAGGGCGTCAAGTCCGCCGACGACGGCGCCACCGCGCTCTGCGAGGATCGCGCCATCACACTGCGCGGCAATGCGGACGCCGTGAACGGCAACGCCATCCTGGCAATCCGGCCGGAGCACATGTCGATCGCGCGCGAGGCGGCGGCCGGCGAGAACGGCATTGCCGCGACTGCGGTCGGCTCGACCTATCTGGGCGCCGCGACCAAGCTCGACCTCACCACGCGCCAGGGTGCCAAGGTCACCGTCTCGGTGCCGAACGAGGTCGCGGCCGCGGCACTCAGCAAGGGCAATTCCGTCTGGCTGACCTGGCCGGCGGAAAAGGGTTTCCTCCTTCCGGACGGAGGACAGTAA
- a CDS encoding ABC transporter substrate-binding protein: MNDTKKQTIESLAERTKRGEISRRQFAQLAGLVLAGTPMLLRSTGAFAETKGLVLVNWGGDAITAYDAAYGQPFTKDTGIPVKMDGSGPTEGAIAAQFKSGAPTWDLVDVDPFSAITLGGQGMLEPIDYSIVDKKKMRPGFGWEYAASTYFFSYVIAYDSQKFGSNAPTGMADFFDVKKFPGKRSLYKWGVSSWEAALLADGVAPASLYPLDLKRAHDKIAAFKENVVSYWGGGAESQSVLLNGEASMAIVWSTRASLIEQDSGGQIKFIWDQGLISPGALAVLKNNPGGKEAAMKFIASTQDPQKELVMFDKLGQGPANPAADALIPADKKRVNPVDPENMKKQIPLDMDWYAKNYGAALDEYTKIISA, translated from the coding sequence ATGAACGATACGAAGAAACAGACCATCGAATCCCTCGCCGAGCGGACCAAGCGCGGCGAGATTTCGCGCCGCCAGTTCGCACAGCTTGCGGGCCTCGTGCTCGCCGGCACGCCGATGCTTTTGCGTTCGACCGGCGCTTTCGCCGAGACCAAAGGGCTGGTGCTGGTGAACTGGGGCGGCGACGCCATTACCGCTTACGATGCCGCCTACGGCCAGCCCTTCACCAAGGACACCGGCATCCCGGTGAAGATGGACGGCTCGGGCCCGACCGAGGGCGCGATCGCCGCGCAGTTCAAGAGCGGCGCGCCGACCTGGGACCTGGTCGACGTCGACCCGTTCTCTGCCATCACGCTCGGCGGCCAGGGCATGCTCGAGCCCATCGATTATTCGATCGTCGACAAGAAGAAGATGCGGCCGGGTTTCGGCTGGGAATATGCGGCGTCCACCTACTTCTTTTCCTATGTGATCGCCTACGATTCGCAGAAATTCGGGTCCAATGCGCCGACCGGCATGGCCGACTTCTTCGACGTGAAAAAATTCCCCGGCAAGCGCTCGCTCTACAAATGGGGCGTGTCGAGCTGGGAAGCCGCCCTTCTCGCCGACGGCGTGGCACCTGCCTCGCTCTATCCGCTCGACCTCAAGCGCGCGCATGACAAGATCGCCGCCTTCAAGGAAAACGTCGTCTCCTATTGGGGCGGCGGCGCCGAGAGCCAGAGTGTGCTGCTCAACGGCGAAGCTTCCATGGCGATCGTCTGGTCGACGCGCGCCTCGCTGATCGAGCAGGACTCCGGCGGCCAGATCAAGTTCATCTGGGACCAGGGCCTGATCTCGCCCGGTGCGCTGGCGGTGCTCAAGAACAATCCCGGCGGCAAGGAAGCGGCGATGAAGTTCATCGCCAGCACCCAGGACCCGCAGAAGGAACTGGTGATGTTCGACAAGCTCGGCCAGGGTCCGGCCAATCCGGCCGCCGACGCGCTGATCCCGGCCGACAAGAAGCGCGTCAATCCGGTCGACCCGGAAAACATGAAGAAGCAGATCCCGCTCGACATGGATTGGTACGCCAAGAACTACGGCGCCGCGCTGGACGAATACACCAAGATCATCTCCGCCTGA
- a CDS encoding LysR substrate-binding domain-containing protein translates to MRIPSTQALRALDSFARHGSVWRAADELHLTRSAVSHQLRLLERDLGFDLLQRIGKGVALTPRGQRYAADVRKALTVLGDAVTQGGGAGVGGSFAISCPPGFASMFLCTHIGEFQQMYPDVALSVLTPRRLDDVSNPEADAFIAFGVGNWPNRAVELLCEVSFTPLCSPTLLNKVGGFSKPADVLRANLLHLSDTEDWARWLALSKVENPDTEGGIFFSDMNLVFSAAIAGQGIALGDELTGRRALSEGRLVKPFEATVPSPRAYFLVFEHAKANHPVLNAFSDWLRAKLSENRLATY, encoded by the coding sequence TTGCGAATACCTTCCACGCAGGCGCTGCGCGCTCTCGACAGTTTCGCCCGTCACGGCAGCGTCTGGCGCGCCGCCGACGAGCTTCATCTCACCCGCAGCGCCGTCTCGCATCAGCTGAGGCTGCTCGAGCGCGACCTCGGCTTCGATCTCCTGCAGCGCATCGGCAAGGGCGTGGCGCTGACGCCGCGTGGCCAGCGCTACGCGGCCGACGTCAGGAAAGCGCTGACCGTGCTGGGCGATGCGGTGACGCAGGGCGGCGGCGCCGGCGTCGGCGGCTCCTTCGCCATCTCCTGTCCGCCGGGCTTCGCCTCGATGTTCCTGTGCACCCATATCGGCGAGTTCCAGCAGATGTATCCGGACGTGGCGCTCTCCGTGCTGACGCCGCGGCGGCTCGACGATGTCAGCAATCCGGAGGCCGACGCCTTCATCGCCTTCGGCGTCGGCAATTGGCCGAACCGGGCGGTGGAACTGCTGTGCGAAGTCTCCTTCACGCCGCTCTGCAGCCCGACGCTGCTCAACAAGGTGGGTGGATTTTCCAAACCAGCCGACGTGCTGCGCGCCAATCTGCTGCATCTCAGCGACACCGAGGACTGGGCGCGCTGGCTGGCGTTGTCCAAGGTGGAAAATCCCGACACCGAAGGCGGCATCTTCTTTTCCGACATGAACCTCGTCTTTTCGGCGGCGATAGCCGGCCAGGGAATTGCGCTCGGCGACGAACTGACTGGACGACGGGCGCTGAGCGAGGGCCGGCTGGTCAAGCCGTTCGAAGCAACCGTGCCCTCGCCGCGCGCCTATTTCCTGGTCTTCGAGCATGCCAAGGCTAACCACCCGGTGCTCAATGCCTTCAGCGACTGGCTGAGGGCGAAGCTGTCGGAGAATAGGCTGGCGACGTATTGA
- a CDS encoding DsbA family protein: MIMGAKQVSYCGGIVRMLLLAGLTGWFLLNPGIQGAGRSALAAGEMSQDQFDQRIHDYILAHPEVLVQALQSLDERQRQAEAAEARKVLKARADDIFHDKQSPVGGNAEGNVTLVEFFDYNCPYCRMMAPVMDQAVADDAQLRIVYKEFPILGPDSVFAAKAALAADKQGKYAAFHKALYAAKTRVTEAVVLKTAAEAGLDVERMKADMRQPDIQTSIDRNAELAQALRITGTPGFVAGDQIFPGATDLATLKTFVNQARAGK; the protein is encoded by the coding sequence ATGATCATGGGAGCAAAACAGGTAAGCTATTGCGGCGGCATCGTCCGCATGCTGCTGCTTGCTGGCCTGACGGGGTGGTTCTTACTCAATCCCGGCATTCAGGGCGCTGGGAGATCAGCGCTCGCAGCCGGCGAAATGTCCCAGGACCAGTTCGACCAGCGGATCCATGACTATATCCTGGCGCATCCTGAGGTTCTCGTGCAGGCGCTGCAGAGCCTGGACGAGCGTCAGCGTCAAGCGGAGGCGGCCGAGGCCAGGAAGGTGCTCAAGGCGCGTGCGGACGACATCTTCCACGACAAGCAGAGCCCGGTGGGTGGCAACGCCGAGGGAAACGTTACCCTGGTCGAATTCTTTGACTATAATTGCCCCTATTGCCGAATGATGGCGCCCGTCATGGATCAGGCCGTGGCCGACGATGCGCAGCTCAGAATCGTCTACAAGGAATTTCCCATCCTAGGCCCCGATTCCGTGTTCGCGGCCAAGGCGGCGCTCGCCGCCGACAAGCAAGGCAAATACGCGGCGTTTCACAAGGCGCTCTATGCGGCAAAGACAAGGGTAACCGAGGCGGTCGTGCTCAAGACCGCCGCCGAGGCCGGACTGGACGTCGAACGGATGAAGGCCGATATGCGACAGCCCGACATCCAGACTTCGATCGACCGCAACGCGGAACTGGCCCAGGCGCTGCGGATCACCGGGACGCCGGGCTTCGTCGCGGGCGATCAGATTTTTCCCGGCGCGACCGATCTTGCGACCCTGAAGACATTCGTCAATCAAGCGAGGGCCGGCAAATGA
- a CDS encoding SCO family protein, which translates to MRARTESEPAAGCASSARRMGPLRWLVALTALAVGLAHGALAHSLDEVDAMLRNDERYFQPIDKPVPDFTLRAADGRIVRPADLTGKVVVLHFIYTSCPDVCPLHAEKIAEVQKMVNSTPMKDRVVFISITTDPRKDTSDALKAYGPTHGLNPVNWLFLTTAPDQPEDTTRKLAEAFGHKFTLTDDGYQMHGIVTHVIDKEGRWRANFHGLDFQPINLVTFVNALTNDVEHPHADPKEGWLAKLKNFL; encoded by the coding sequence ATGCGTGCCCGAACTGAGAGCGAGCCGGCAGCTGGTTGTGCTTCATCGGCGCGGCGCATGGGTCCGCTGCGCTGGTTGGTTGCGCTGACGGCGCTAGCCGTTGGCTTGGCGCATGGCGCGCTGGCGCATTCGCTGGATGAGGTCGACGCCATGCTGCGGAACGACGAGAGGTATTTCCAGCCAATCGACAAGCCCGTGCCGGACTTCACGCTGCGCGCTGCCGATGGGCGCATCGTGCGGCCGGCCGATCTCACCGGCAAGGTCGTCGTGCTCCATTTCATCTACACCTCGTGCCCGGACGTTTGCCCTCTGCATGCCGAAAAGATCGCCGAGGTCCAAAAGATGGTGAACTCGACTCCGATGAAGGATCGGGTCGTCTTCATCAGCATAACCACCGACCCGCGGAAAGACACGTCCGATGCGCTCAAGGCCTACGGGCCGACGCATGGGCTAAACCCGGTCAACTGGCTGTTCCTGACCACTGCCCCGGACCAGCCGGAGGATACGACCCGCAAGCTGGCGGAAGCCTTCGGCCACAAGTTCACCCTCACCGATGACGGTTACCAGATGCACGGCATCGTCACCCATGTGATCGACAAGGAAGGCCGCTGGCGGGCGAATTTCCACGGGCTGGACTTCCAGCCCATCAACCTCGTCACCTTCGTCAACGCGCTCACCAACGATGTCGAACATCCGCATGCCGATCCGAAGGAAGGCTGGCTCGCGAAATTGAAGAACTTTCTTTGA